The following are encoded together in the Pedobacter sp. D749 genome:
- the murF gene encoding UDP-N-acetylmuramoyl-tripeptide--D-alanyl-D-alanine ligase, producing the protein MITTERLYDYYQENPVISTDTRNITPGCIFFALKGDLFNANEFASQAIEKGAAYAVVDEEKYAMNSQCLLVEDVLSTLQDLARHHRKQLNIPVIGLTGSNGKTTSKELVNAVLAERYKTFATFGNLNNHIGVPLSILSITDDVQVAVIEMGANHQKEIELLCTIAQPTHGIITNVGMAHLDGFGGFEGVKKGKAELYTYLKETQGYTFINRDNPHLLEMSTAAGLNKLIYYGTENGNTIRGTLKSSDPFIEVDWTNHEVSSSVKTNLTGSYNFENILAAICIGDFFDMSPEEINTGLSNYQPKNNRSQLTKTEKNTVICDFYNANPSSMTAALKNIALLSADKKTAILGDMFELGPESAGQHELIAKQAAESGLNQLIFIGKDFYAFKDAIKGVFFETPDEAATYLQENPVEDHLVLLKGSRGMKLESLLQYL; encoded by the coding sequence ATGATTACAACTGAAAGATTATACGATTACTATCAAGAAAACCCTGTTATTTCTACTGATACAAGAAACATTACACCCGGTTGTATCTTTTTTGCCTTAAAAGGAGATCTTTTTAATGCCAATGAATTTGCTTCTCAGGCTATTGAAAAGGGAGCAGCTTATGCAGTTGTAGATGAAGAAAAGTATGCAATGAACAGCCAATGCTTATTGGTTGAAGATGTATTAAGCACTTTGCAGGATCTGGCGCGCCATCACCGCAAACAATTAAATATCCCGGTAATTGGTTTAACTGGTAGCAATGGAAAAACCACGAGCAAAGAACTGGTAAATGCTGTTTTAGCCGAACGATACAAAACCTTTGCAACCTTTGGCAACCTAAACAATCATATTGGTGTTCCATTATCTATCTTATCCATTACCGATGATGTTCAGGTTGCGGTAATTGAAATGGGTGCAAACCACCAAAAGGAAATAGAACTGCTTTGTACCATAGCACAGCCTACCCATGGAATTATTACCAATGTAGGCATGGCACATTTAGATGGATTTGGTGGGTTTGAGGGTGTAAAAAAGGGTAAGGCTGAGCTTTATACCTATTTAAAAGAAACTCAAGGATACACTTTTATCAATAGAGACAATCCGCACTTACTTGAAATGAGCACTGCTGCAGGATTAAACAAACTGATTTATTACGGAACAGAAAACGGCAATACTATTAGAGGTACATTAAAAAGCAGCGATCCTTTTATTGAAGTAGACTGGACCAATCATGAGGTTTCATCATCAGTAAAAACCAATTTAACAGGTAGTTATAATTTTGAAAATATCCTTGCTGCCATCTGTATAGGAGACTTTTTTGACATGAGTCCTGAAGAAATCAATACCGGTTTATCGAACTATCAACCAAAAAACAATCGTTCGCAACTCACCAAAACTGAAAAAAATACAGTCATCTGCGATTTTTACAACGCCAATCCAAGCAGCATGACTGCGGCACTAAAAAATATCGCCCTGTTATCGGCCGATAAAAAAACAGCTATTTTGGGTGATATGTTCGAATTAGGACCAGAATCTGCTGGTCAGCATGAACTCATTGCGAAACAGGCTGCAGAAAGTGGCTTAAACCAGTTAATTTTTATCGGAAAAGATTTTTATGCCTTTAAAGATGCAATTAAAGGTGTGTTTTTCGAAACTCCGGACGAGGCAGCCACTTACTTGCAGGAAAATCCGGTTGAAGATCATTTGGTATTGCTAAAAGGCTCACGGGGAATGAAACTGGAAAGTTTGTTGCAATATTTATAG
- a CDS encoding M14 family metallopeptidase, which yields MKRLLTFCLISLSSIFFVHAQLKSPDDFLGYPLGSHFTPHHKVADYFRQTAAASAKNMKLIEYGKTNEGRPLMVAVISSSENITKLEQIRSNNLILATGINNSVDLTSQPAILWLSYNVHGNEANSTETAMKMLYTLVSGNNKPAVDWLKNTVVVIDPCLNPDGRDRYVNYFNSVVGKTPNSDPLSREHIEPWPGGRPNHYYFDLNRDWAWQTQIESQQRLALYNQWMPQVHVDFHEQGYNEPYYFAPAAEPVHHDITPWQKSFQVVVGKNNAKYFDAEGWQYFTKERFDLLYPSYGDTYPLYNGSIGMTYEQGGIRAGLSVVTNDGDTLTLKDRIAHHFTTGMSTLEVTSLNHSKLLEEYKKYFQQELASSPGVYKSYIIKATNLSRLKKLAELLTKNKIEFAFGGDKGGRGYDYDTQKEESFTIARNDLIVNIQQPRAVLANVLLEPQTFVTDSNTYDITAWALPYVYGLKGYASKESIKGKYSAIEEPKIINNELDKPLAWLFSWGTSEDVQVLTALQKESIKVRQADQPFAVNGKDYPAGTLIVLRAENERLIKGMKDKVASISKTLNMPIQAVSSGFVEKGKDFGSNVYPLLKQPKIAIVSGMEVSSLAFGEAWFFLEHDLNLSPIIINAKELNNLDINKVNTLILPDGSYSPFIGEGLTAWLNKGGRLILMEDAIESVFEKKGFDIKKKEAVVKKDEKPEANKLLFKNKDKDDFETTIPGAIYKINLDASHPFSYGLGKTYYSLKTDRKIYEPFVKGWNVGLINEKSLMAGVVGKKAREELKTGLLIGVQDFGRGQVVYLANDPLFRNFWEGGKTLFGNVLFCSY from the coding sequence ATGAAAAGACTCTTAACGTTCTGTCTGATCTCCCTGAGTTCCATTTTTTTTGTACATGCCCAGCTAAAATCTCCTGACGATTTTTTAGGTTACCCCCTAGGCTCGCACTTTACCCCACACCATAAAGTGGCCGATTATTTTAGGCAAACCGCTGCGGCTTCTGCTAAAAACATGAAGCTGATAGAATATGGTAAAACCAATGAGGGCCGGCCATTAATGGTGGCAGTTATCTCTTCGTCAGAAAACATAACGAAACTGGAACAGATCAGGAGCAACAATTTAATTCTGGCAACCGGCATCAATAATAGTGTTGATCTGACAAGTCAGCCTGCTATACTTTGGTTAAGTTATAATGTGCACGGTAATGAGGCAAACTCTACTGAAACTGCTATGAAGATGCTTTATACCTTGGTTTCGGGTAATAATAAACCTGCCGTTGATTGGTTAAAAAATACGGTTGTAGTAATTGATCCTTGTTTAAACCCAGATGGAAGAGACCGTTATGTGAATTATTTTAATAGTGTGGTCGGTAAAACACCCAATTCTGACCCATTATCAAGAGAGCACATCGAGCCATGGCCAGGCGGCAGACCAAACCATTATTATTTCGATTTAAACCGCGACTGGGCCTGGCAAACACAAATTGAGAGCCAGCAAAGGTTGGCTTTGTATAACCAATGGATGCCACAGGTACATGTTGATTTTCATGAACAGGGTTATAATGAGCCTTACTATTTTGCGCCGGCAGCAGAGCCTGTTCACCATGACATTACACCGTGGCAAAAAAGTTTCCAGGTAGTTGTTGGTAAAAACAATGCCAAATACTTTGATGCCGAAGGCTGGCAATATTTCACTAAAGAGCGTTTCGATCTGCTTTACCCTTCTTATGGCGATACTTATCCTTTGTATAATGGATCAATAGGTATGACCTATGAGCAAGGAGGGATCAGAGCCGGATTATCAGTGGTAACCAACGATGGTGATACGTTAACCTTAAAAGATCGCATCGCACACCACTTTACAACAGGAATGTCGACCCTTGAAGTAACTTCTTTAAACCATAGTAAATTATTAGAGGAGTATAAAAAGTATTTCCAGCAGGAATTAGCCAGTAGTCCGGGTGTTTATAAAAGTTATATTATAAAAGCGACTAATTTATCACGCTTAAAAAAACTGGCTGAACTGTTAACCAAAAATAAAATCGAATTTGCCTTTGGTGGTGATAAAGGCGGAAGAGGTTATGATTACGATACCCAAAAGGAAGAAAGTTTTACCATTGCCCGCAATGATTTAATTGTTAACATTCAGCAACCAAGAGCAGTTTTGGCTAACGTTTTATTAGAGCCACAAACCTTTGTAACCGATTCTAATACTTATGATATTACGGCCTGGGCCCTCCCCTATGTGTACGGATTAAAGGGTTATGCCAGTAAAGAAAGTATTAAAGGGAAATATTCAGCAATTGAAGAGCCCAAAATAATCAATAATGAGCTTGACAAACCTCTGGCCTGGTTGTTTAGTTGGGGAACAAGCGAAGATGTTCAGGTTTTAACAGCGCTGCAAAAGGAAAGTATAAAAGTGAGGCAGGCTGATCAGCCATTTGCTGTAAATGGAAAAGACTATCCTGCAGGAACCCTGATTGTGTTGAGGGCTGAAAACGAAAGACTGATAAAAGGGATGAAAGATAAGGTTGCGTCTATCTCCAAAACTTTGAACATGCCAATACAGGCTGTTAGCAGTGGTTTTGTAGAAAAAGGAAAAGATTTTGGCTCTAATGTTTACCCTTTGTTAAAACAGCCTAAAATTGCAATTGTTTCTGGTATGGAGGTTTCTTCACTCGCTTTTGGTGAAGCCTGGTTTTTTCTTGAACACGATTTAAACCTTTCTCCAATTATTATTAATGCTAAGGAGCTGAATAACCTGGATATTAATAAGGTAAACACCTTGATTTTGCCTGATGGAAGTTACAGTCCTTTTATAGGTGAGGGTTTAACCGCATGGTTAAATAAGGGAGGAAGGTTGATTTTGATGGAAGATGCCATCGAAAGTGTATTCGAGAAAAAAGGTTTTGATATTAAAAAGAAGGAGGCTGTTGTAAAAAAGGATGAAAAGCCAGAAGCAAACAAACTTCTTTTTAAGAACAAAGACAAGGATGATTTTGAAACTACTATTCCTGGTGCAATTTATAAGATCAATCTTGATGCAAGTCACCCGTTTTCTTATGGTCTGGGTAAAACCTATTATAGCTTAAAAACAGACCGTAAGATCTACGAGCCTTTTGTTAAAGGTTGGAATGTGGGGTTAATTAACGAAAAAAGCTTAATGGCCGGTGTAGTAGGTAAAAAAGCAAGGGAAGAGCTTAAAACCGGTCTTTTAATCGGGGTACAAGATTTCGGACGTGGACAGGTAGTTTATTTGGCTAATGATCCTCTTTTCAGGAATTTTTGGGAAGGCGGTAAGACACTTTTTGGAAATGTCCTATTTTGTAGTTATTAG
- a CDS encoding SusC/RagA family TonB-linked outer membrane protein has protein sequence MKKLLPSLFICMFFALAAMAQDRTITGTVTSSEDKLPIPGVSVKIQGATGGTSTSADGKFSIKASPDAKIIVFSSIGFATQSKPIGSSNVINAVLSSDAKALDEVVVTALGQVRKKNTLSYAAQQVKGEELTQTRSSNAASALSGKVSGLQIIQGNAIGGSTNVVIRGSKSLTGNNQALFVVDGVPVDNSNNNSTNQRTGRGGYDYGNAAADINPDDIESVNVLKGAAASALYGSRGANGVIMITTKSRKSKGMGITINSGLTVGTIDKSTFPEYQTEYGAGYSSGYESGDGFLLIDVQGNGVKERVVPTSEDASYGAKFDPNLLVYQWDSFDPYSPNYKKKTPWVAAANNPSTFYETAISNNNNIIFDGASDKGTIKLGYTRSDDRGTLPNSKIIKNILNFGSTYQITDRLTASALANYSKIEGLGRYGSGYSGLNVNQNFRQWYQTNVDMMAQKDAYFRNKQNVSWNWADPSTPAGLVPKYTDNYYWTRYQNYENDTRSRIFGNASLNYKATDWLNVLGRVSLDAYNEFQEERVAVGSQGAASYARTDRSFNETNFDLIANFDKNVTKDLNLKALLGGNIRKSLLNSVFSTTNGGLIVPGLYSISNSVGAVAAPIENYQPKEVDGFFGGATLTYNESLTLEGTFRRDKSSTLPEGGNAYNYYSVAGSWLFSQQLKGKVDWISSGKLRVNYATVGNDAPWGSTKNVYTSQNLFGSSILFAYPFTTNNPSLKPEKTESSEIGLDMAFLDNRIGFDASYYLTKTKNQIIPVAVSAATGFTNTFVNAGVIRNNGVEVSLYGSPIKTQDFSWNININWTKNNSKVLELYNDSKNLQLASFQAGISVNATLGQPYGTIQGKDYVYNANGQKVIGADGYYKITSSTTNVIGNINPKWIGGIYNSFKYKNVSLGFLIDIRSGGNVWSLDQFYATYTGILPNTVGLNDLGNPVRNPVTSGGNSGGVILDGVTENGQVNTKRVVIDANSPTLPQSAFSYDASYVKLREATLTYSFPKAMISKWGPVKGIDLSVFGRNLWIIHKNLPYSDPEENLSSGNAQGIQSGAYPTTRTIGINAKLSF, from the coding sequence ATGAAAAAACTTTTACCGAGTTTGTTCATCTGTATGTTTTTTGCACTAGCGGCAATGGCACAGGATCGAACTATCACCGGAACAGTTACGTCTTCAGAAGACAAACTGCCAATCCCTGGAGTAAGTGTAAAAATTCAGGGAGCCACAGGGGGCACCTCAACCAGCGCTGACGGAAAGTTCTCCATTAAAGCCTCACCAGACGCTAAAATTATTGTATTTTCCTCAATCGGGTTTGCAACTCAATCCAAACCGATTGGAAGTTCAAATGTAATCAATGCTGTCTTATCTTCAGATGCTAAGGCTTTGGATGAAGTTGTAGTAACTGCTTTGGGCCAGGTTAGGAAGAAAAATACCTTGTCTTATGCAGCGCAGCAGGTAAAAGGCGAAGAACTTACACAAACACGCTCGTCAAATGCAGCATCCGCGCTATCAGGTAAAGTATCTGGTTTGCAGATTATTCAAGGCAATGCAATTGGTGGATCAACCAATGTCGTAATCAGAGGGAGTAAGTCTTTAACAGGGAATAATCAGGCGTTATTTGTCGTTGACGGTGTTCCGGTCGACAATTCAAACAATAATTCTACTAACCAGAGAACAGGAAGAGGTGGTTACGATTATGGAAATGCGGCAGCGGATATCAATCCTGACGATATTGAATCGGTTAACGTGCTTAAGGGAGCTGCAGCGAGTGCGCTTTATGGCTCCAGGGGAGCGAATGGTGTAATTATGATCACTACAAAAAGCAGGAAGAGCAAAGGTATGGGGATAACGATTAATAGTGGTTTAACCGTCGGAACAATTGACAAATCAACTTTTCCGGAGTATCAAACTGAATATGGTGCCGGGTATTCAAGCGGATATGAAAGTGGAGATGGTTTCTTATTGATTGATGTTCAGGGTAATGGTGTTAAGGAAAGGGTTGTTCCTACTTCTGAAGATGCATCTTACGGTGCCAAATTTGATCCAAACCTACTTGTGTATCAATGGGATTCCTTTGATCCGTATTCTCCTAATTATAAGAAAAAAACGCCATGGGTTGCTGCCGCAAATAATCCATCAACATTTTATGAGACAGCAATTTCTAATAACAATAATATAATATTTGATGGTGCATCCGATAAGGGGACAATCAAGCTGGGCTATACCAGAAGTGATGACCGTGGAACGTTACCCAATAGTAAAATCATTAAAAATATATTGAATTTTGGCTCAACATACCAAATTACCGATCGGTTAACCGCATCGGCACTTGCGAATTATTCAAAAATTGAGGGTTTGGGTCGATATGGCTCAGGGTATAGTGGGTTAAATGTGAACCAAAATTTTAGACAATGGTATCAAACCAATGTTGATATGATGGCTCAAAAGGATGCTTACTTTAGAAATAAGCAAAATGTTTCATGGAATTGGGCTGACCCTTCTACCCCTGCAGGCCTGGTACCTAAATATACTGATAATTATTATTGGACAAGGTATCAGAATTATGAAAATGATACAAGGAGTAGGATTTTTGGGAATGCGTCTTTAAATTATAAGGCTACTGATTGGCTAAATGTTCTCGGACGTGTTTCTTTAGATGCTTACAATGAATTTCAGGAAGAAAGGGTTGCTGTAGGAAGTCAGGGAGCAGCTTCTTATGCCCGTACGGACAGGTCGTTTAACGAAACAAATTTTGACCTTATCGCAAACTTTGATAAAAATGTAACGAAAGACCTTAATTTGAAAGCATTGCTTGGAGGTAATATCAGAAAGAGTTTATTAAACAGCGTTTTTTCAACCACAAATGGGGGATTGATTGTGCCAGGGCTTTATAGTATTTCTAATTCGGTTGGTGCCGTAGCGGCCCCTATAGAAAACTATCAGCCTAAGGAAGTTGACGGATTTTTTGGCGGAGCTACCCTGACATATAATGAATCTTTAACATTGGAAGGTACTTTTAGAAGAGATAAATCTTCTACACTTCCAGAAGGTGGAAATGCATATAATTATTATTCGGTTGCCGGCAGCTGGTTGTTCTCTCAGCAGCTAAAGGGTAAAGTTGACTGGATATCATCCGGAAAACTACGTGTTAACTATGCTACAGTTGGAAACGATGCGCCTTGGGGAAGTACCAAAAATGTTTATACTTCTCAAAATCTATTTGGATCAAGCATTTTATTTGCATATCCTTTTACTACAAATAATCCTTCATTGAAACCTGAAAAGACAGAAAGCAGTGAGATTGGTTTAGATATGGCGTTTTTGGATAACCGTATTGGTTTTGATGCTTCATATTACCTAACAAAAACAAAAAATCAAATTATACCGGTTGCGGTTTCTGCTGCAACAGGATTTACCAATACCTTTGTTAATGCCGGCGTGATAAGAAATAATGGTGTCGAGGTTTCATTGTATGGTTCACCAATTAAAACACAAGATTTTTCCTGGAATATTAACATCAATTGGACAAAAAACAACAGTAAGGTTTTGGAATTGTATAATGATAGTAAAAATTTGCAGTTAGCTAGTTTTCAGGCTGGTATAAGTGTTAATGCTACTTTAGGTCAGCCATATGGAACCATTCAGGGTAAAGATTATGTTTATAATGCAAATGGGCAAAAAGTTATTGGCGCAGATGGATATTATAAAATAACATCAAGTACAACGAATGTTATCGGCAATATTAACCCAAAATGGATTGGCGGTATTTATAATAGCTTTAAATATAAAAATGTATCCTTAGGATTCTTAATCGACATCCGTTCTGGGGGTAATGTTTGGTCATTAGACCAGTTTTATGCTACCTATACTGGTATTTTACCAAATACCGTTGGTTTAAACGATCTGGGTAATCCGGTAAGAAATCCGGTAACCAGTGGTGGAAACAGCGGAGGCGTTATTTTAGATGGTGTAACAGAAAACGGTCAGGTTAATACTAAACGCGTTGTGATAGATGCCAATTCTCCTACCCTTCCGCAATCTGCATTTTCATACGATGCCAGTTATGTAAAATTAAGAGAAGCGACATTAACGTACTCTTTTCCGAAAGCCATGATTTCAAAATGGGGACCTGTTAAAGGGATTGATCTTTCTGTTTTTGGAAGAAATTTGTGGATTATCCATAAAAATCTCCCTTATTCTGATCCGGAAGAGAATTTGTCTTCTGGAAATGCGCAAGGGATACAAAGTGGCGCATATCCAACAACCAGGACAATAGGGATTAATGCAAAGCTATCATTCTAA
- a CDS encoding SusD/RagB family nutrient-binding outer membrane lipoprotein, with translation MKKSIIFFAMLVSFTACKKNITSLNIDTKRPSEVPAATLFSFATKSYSDVVTSASVNNNVFRFTTSQWAMVTYQDEAQYDFGTRNIPQAWWTTMYREVLQNLTQSSTIIKANVTLNAGIKSNQLAIIDIMQVLAFSTLVNTFGNVPYSQSIDQQNLFPKYDDAKTISLDLLKRLNTDIAQLNTASAGFSASEDLIFQGDISKWIKFGNSLRMQQALILADADNTIAKTAVEASDAGAISADVDNAAFKYLAGAPNQNPLYVDIVTGGRGDYVAAKDLVDKLLALADPRLPQYFGTNANGAYVGGIVGQVNTISAVSKPGPKVYAPDAQTLLMDYVETEFNRAEAAERGYAVSGNAQTHYNNAITASILYWGGTATDASTYLANPLVSYTTASGTWREKIGVQKWIALYNRPFNCWTELRRLDFPKITAPVGAKSGFPNRLSYPSNEQQLNGSNYSQASGAIGGDVVTTKLFWDKF, from the coding sequence ATGAAAAAATCAATCATATTTTTTGCAATGCTTGTTTCTTTTACAGCTTGTAAAAAGAATATTACATCACTTAATATTGATACCAAAAGGCCATCGGAGGTTCCTGCTGCGACTTTGTTTTCATTCGCAACCAAATCTTACAGCGATGTTGTTACGAGTGCCAGTGTTAACAACAATGTTTTCAGATTCACTACAAGTCAATGGGCAATGGTAACGTATCAGGATGAAGCCCAGTACGACTTCGGTACCAGAAATATTCCTCAGGCATGGTGGACTACGATGTATAGAGAAGTGCTCCAAAATCTAACTCAATCGTCAACCATTATAAAGGCTAATGTTACGTTAAACGCGGGTATAAAATCGAATCAACTGGCAATTATTGATATTATGCAAGTGCTGGCCTTTAGTACTCTGGTTAATACTTTTGGCAACGTGCCTTATAGCCAGTCGATAGATCAACAAAATCTTTTTCCGAAATATGATGATGCGAAGACGATTTCGTTAGATCTATTAAAAAGATTAAATACCGACATAGCCCAGCTCAATACGGCTAGTGCAGGATTTTCTGCAAGTGAGGACCTTATTTTTCAAGGGGATATTTCAAAATGGATAAAATTTGGTAACTCTTTGCGGATGCAACAAGCTTTAATTTTAGCAGATGCAGACAATACAATTGCCAAAACGGCTGTAGAAGCATCAGATGCAGGTGCAATTTCTGCCGATGTAGATAATGCAGCTTTTAAATATCTGGCAGGTGCACCAAACCAAAACCCACTTTATGTTGATATTGTTACGGGTGGGCGTGGTGATTATGTGGCCGCAAAAGACTTGGTAGACAAATTATTAGCGCTGGCAGACCCTCGTTTACCACAATATTTTGGCACCAATGCAAACGGTGCTTATGTTGGTGGTATAGTTGGGCAGGTGAATACGATATCTGCTGTTTCTAAACCAGGGCCTAAAGTTTATGCTCCTGATGCGCAAACCTTGCTGATGGATTATGTAGAAACTGAATTTAATAGAGCAGAAGCTGCTGAAAGAGGATATGCTGTTAGCGGTAATGCACAAACACATTACAATAATGCGATTACGGCATCAATTTTATATTGGGGAGGTACCGCTACAGACGCATCCACTTATCTGGCAAATCCACTGGTTTCCTATACAACGGCATCTGGTACCTGGAGAGAAAAAATAGGTGTCCAAAAATGGATCGCGCTTTATAACAGGCCTTTTAATTGCTGGACAGAGTTAAGAAGATTGGATTTTCCAAAAATTACTGCACCAGTAGGAGCTAAATCTGGTTTTCCTAACAGATTAAGCTATCCAAGCAATGAACAGCAATTAAATGGCAGTAATTACAGTCAGGCCTCCGGTGCAATTGGAGGAGATGTTGTAACCACAAAATTGTTTTGGGATAAGTTTTAG